DNA sequence from the Deinococcus budaensis genome:
GGCCCCCGAGGTTCCCCCCCAGCCTCCAGCGCCTCATAGTTCGCGCAGCTCCCGGCGCACGGTCTTCTCGGCCTCGGCGCGGCGCTTGTCGTGCAACTTCTTGCCGCGCGCCAGGGCCAGTTCGACCTTGAAGACCCGGCCTTTCTGGTACATCCGGGTGGGCACCAGGGTCAGGCCTTTTTGCTCCAGCGCCCGGCGCAGCTTGCCGATCTCCTCGCGGTGCAGCAGCAAGCGGCGCGGGCGCCGGGGTTCGTGGTTGTTGTAGGTCGCCTGGGTGTAGGTCGGAATGTAGAGGCCCTCCAGATCAATGTTGCCGTTCGTCAGGCGCGCAAAGGCGTCCCGGAAGTCCACGCCACCTGCCCGGACACTCTTGACCTCGCTGCCGGTGAGGCTGATGCCCGCCTCGAAGCGCTCCAGCAACTCGTATTCGTAGTGTGCGCGGCGGTTCGTGTACACGCGGCGCATTCTAGCAGGGGTCCCGCCCCGGGAAGGGGACGGCAAAAACCCCCGGGAGCAGACGCGCGGCGGGGGGATCAAGGGGAACTATTGCTGGCCCGTCATTTCGTGGGCGGCCGGCTGGGCCGGACCTCGATGCGGCTGGGGAGCGTGCGCTCCGGCATCGCCAGCAGGTCGAGGGTGAGCTGGGCGACATCTTCCGGCTGAATCTTCCAGGCGTCCTGCTCGCCAGGCGTGTGCCCGTTGAAAAAGGTCGCCACGCTGCCGGGCATGATCTGGGTCACCTTGATGCCGTGCTGACGCAGGTCGAGGGTCAGCACCTCCGAGAGGCCGTTGAGGCCGAACTTGCTCGCGTTGTAGGCCCCGCCACCCGCGAAGGGGTTCGTGCCCGCCAGGCTGGAGAGCGTGAAGATGTACCCGCCCCGGCGCTTGAGCGCAGGAAGGCCCGCCTTCACGGTGTAGAAGGCGCCGCTGAGGTTGGTGTCGATGACCTCCTGCCACTGCTCAATGGTCAGGTCCTCCACATTGGCGAAGTGGCCCAGCCCCGCGTTCACGAACAGCACGTCCAGGCCGCCAAAGGCGTCCACGTGGGCGTCCACCGCCCTCTGGAGGGCCTGCGGGTCGCGCACGTCGCAGACCACGCCGCGCGCCTGCCCACCGATCCCCTGCGCGGCGGCCTCCACCTCGGCCTGGGTGCGGCTGGTCAGCGTGACGGCATATCCCGCCCCGGCCAGCGCCTGCGCGACGGCCAGGCCAATGCCCTTGCTCGCGCCGGTCACGAAGGCGCTCTTGCCGGTGCCGGACGCCGGATTGCGGGACTCACTGTGGGTCATGGGGCGACGCTAACACGCGCGGGCAGGCCAGGCCGCCCTGCTTCAAGGGGGCATGAACGGGCTTTTCCCCTCTCGACCGGCCCCCGGCCCGTGTCCCCGGAGGGCCGTGGGGCCGAACGCCGACCGGGGCGCGTTTTCGGTGGCACGCGGCTGACCAGTGTTTTAGGGTGACCTATGCCGCGCGCCTGGCGTTCCCCCCTGACCATCGCGGCCGTGTATCTGGCCGCCTGGTGGGGGCTGGACGCCGCCGCCCAGCGCTTCGAGACCGCGCCCGGCATCTCGGTGTGGTATCCGCCCACGGCGCTGGATTACGTGCTGCTGCTGGCGTTCGGGCTGCGGTTCTGGCCGCTGCTGCTGCTGAGCGGGCTGCTGCACCAGTTGCTGACGGTGCCTGAACCGCTGCCGCCCCTGCCGCTGCTGGTCTTCGTGGTGGGCACGGCGCTGGTTCACGCGGGGGCCTGCGCGCTGCTGCTGCGCGTCTGGCAGCTGGATGTGCGGCTGCCCCGGCTGCGCGACGTGGGCCTCTTCGTGGGGGTCGCCGTGCTGGCGGCGCCGCTGGCCGCAGCGGCACTTCAGGTGCTCAACCTGACCCTGGGCGACCTGCTGACCTGGAGCAAGGCTCCGGTGCATACCCTTCAGCTGTGGGCCGGAATCGCCACCGGGGTCGGGATGCTGGCGCCGCCCCTCTTGCTCGCGCTGCGCCCGCTGACCCAGGCGCGGTTGGCGCCGCTGCCCGACGAGCTTCAGCGGCTGAACCTGCACCCGCAGGATTTTCCGGCGCAGGCTGGCCGCTGGGCGCGCTGGCGCCGCGGGCTGGAAGGGCTGGGCGAGCTGGCCCTGATCGGGCTGGCGCTGTGGGTGGGGTACGGGGGACCGCGCAGCGCCAGCCTGGATTACAGCTACGTGCTGTTCGTGCCGCTGCTGTGGATCGCCGCCCGGCACGGCTTCGGGCGGGCGGTCGTGGCAGTGCTGCTGCTCAATGTGGGCGTGGCGCTGCTGACCCGCGAGAGCGACGTGGAGCGCAGCGGCGGGCTGGCCCTGCAATTCGGGCTGCTCACCGTGACGCTGGCGGGCCTGCTGCTGGGCGCCGTGATGCGCGAACGCCAACGCCTCACGGCCCATCTGCGCCACCTCGCCCTGCACGACCCCCTGACCGGCTTGGGCAACCGCCGCCTGTTCAACGAACGGCTGGGCCAGGCGCTGGCCGGGCCTGCGGCGCCCCGGCGCACGCTGGCGGTGATCCTGATGGACTTCGACAACTTCAAGGCCATCAACGACAGCCTGGGCCACGCGGCGGGCGACCTGGTGCTGCGGGTGGTGGGCGAGCGCCTGCGCGGGTGCGTGCGCCCGGGCGACGTGGTGGCGCGGCTGGGCGGGGACGAGTTCGCCCTGCTGCTGGAGGACCTGCACGGCCCTGGCGAGGCGAGCGAGGTCGCCGGGCGGCTGCTGGGAGCGCTGGAAGACCCGGTGCCGGTGCCGGGGGGCGCGCTGCGGGTGGGCGCGAGCGTGGGCATCGCCCTGCGCGGGCCAGGCGCCCAGGACAGCGAGACGCTGCTGCGCAACGCCGACGTGGCCCTCTACCACGCCAAGGCGCGCCACCGGGGCCGCGCCCAGCTGTTCGACGCGGCCATGCACGCCAGCGTCCTCGAACGCCTGGAACTGGAAGCCGACCTGCGCGTCGCCATCGCGCGCGGGGGCTTCGAGATCCATTACCAGCCGCTGGTGGAACTGCAAGGCGGAGAGCTGCGCGGTTTCGAGGCCCTGGTGCGCTGGCGGCACCCGGCGCGCGGCCTGCTGGGTCCCTGCGCCTTTATCCCGCTGGCCGAGGAGACGGGCCTGATCGTCGCCATCGACCGCTGGGTGCTGCGGGCGGCCTGCGCGGAGGTGGCCAGCTGGCCGCAGCCCGCCGGGCGCCCCCCGGTCAGCCTGGGGGTCAACCTGACCGCCACCCACCTCCACTCCCCCGACGTGGTGCAGGAGGTGCAGTCGGCCCTGCAGGCTTCGGGCCTGGCCCCCGAGCGCCTGATGCTGGAGCTGACCGAGAACGTGCTGCTGAGCGACACGGCGGCCAGCGCGCAGACCCTGCGCGAGTTGCGCGGCCTGGGCCTGCGGCTCGCGCTCGACGACTTCGGCACCGGCTACTCCTCGCTGGGCTACCTGCGCGAGTTTCCCATCAGCGACCTGAAGGTGGACCGCTCGTTCGTCACCAACCTGGGTCAGGACGGGGCCGCGACCGAACTCGCCCGGATGGTCGCCGTGCTGGGGCGCACCCTGGGCCTCGCCACCGTGGCCGAGGGCGTCGAGACCCCCGAGCACTACGCCCAGGTGCGCGAGCTGGGCTACACGCTGGCCCAGGGCTACCACATCGGCCGCCCGCTGCCCGCCGAGCAGGCCCGTGCGCTGGCACTTCAGGAGGCTCCGCTGGTGCCTCCAGGCTGAGACCCCACCCCGGCCGAGGTGGGGCCGGGGTCAGGACCGCGCCCCCTCAGGGCAGCTTCTTGGCGAGTTCGTTGTAGAGGTAGTTGGCGGCCTCGGCCTGATGCTGCCAGAGGGTGATCAGCCCGAACTGGTCTTGCACCGACACGCGCTGGCCGCCCGCGAGATCGAAGTGTAGCCGGGCAGTGAGCTTGGCCCAGGGCAGCAGCGCCCCGGGCGCCACCAGAATGGGCGTGACCCGGATCGCGCCGGGCGTCTGCGGGTCGGTCAGGATGGTCGCGCCCGGATAACGGCGCTTGATCGCTCCTCCCGAGTCGCGCTGCATCGCGCCCAGGATGCCGGCCCGCTGCTCGGCGCTCACGAGGTTCGCGTTGCCCTCGATGCGCGCGGGCAGGATCACGTATTTGGCGTTTGCCAGGGTCTGGGCGTTCCAGGCCGCGTTCTTCTGGGCCGCCGGGGCGCCCGCCTGGGCCAGGCCGGGCAGCGCCGCTCCGGCAAGCAGCAGAGGAAGGGCCAGCGGGGTCAGGACTTTGTGCATGCGGCACAGTGCATCACACGCCGCCTGACGGACGGTGAATCCTGCGTGAGCGTGAAGGCGGGGGGAAGCGGCGCAGCCGCCCCGGCAAAGCGCCCTAGCATGGCGGGTATGCAAGACCTGTTGACCACCCTGCGCCGCCTGCGCGCCCCGGACGGCTGCCCCTGGGACCGCGAGCAGACCCACGAGTCGCTGCGCCCCTACCTGCTGGAGGAAGCCGCCGAGGCGGTGGACGCCGTGGCCGGGGGACCCGCCGCGCTGGCCGACGAACTCGGCGACGTGCTGCTTCAGGTGGCCTTTCACGCGGTGATCGCCGAGGAGGTGGGCACCTTCGGCTACCCCGACATCGAACGCGGCATCGTGGACAAGCTGGTGCGGCGCCACCCGCACGTGTTCGGCTCGGTCACGGTGGAGGGCAGCGCCGACGTGGTCCGCAACTGGCAGGCGATCAAGGCGGCCGAGCGCGCCGGCCGGCCGCGCCGCGCCGCCGAACGGGTGCCCGCCGCGCTGGGCGCGCTGGCCCGCGAGACCCAGACGCAGCGGCTGGCCGGGCAGGAACAGGCCGGGCGGGAGGCCGTCGCAGCTGCCCTGCACGCGGCGCCCGACACTGCCGCAGGCGTGGCCGACGTGCTCGCCGCCGTGGTGGCCTGGGCACGCGCGGCGGGAGTGGACCCCGAGCTGGCGCTGCGCGACCGCACCCACGCCACCCTCGCGGCCCTGCCGGACCCCGTCCCCACGGCCCCAGGAGGCCCTGCGGAGGCGGGCGCGTGACCCCGGGAGGCCACGAACCCGACCCCCTGGACGCGGTGCTGGAAGACCCCTGGGCGGTGTGGCTGGGCGGCCGCACCCGCACGCCGCTGCATCTGCCCGAGTACCGCCGCGCCGCTGTGCTGGTCGCCCTGACGCGCGAGCCGGACCCCCGGGTGCTGCTCACGGTGCGCTCGGCCGAGCTGCCCACCCACCGGGGCCAGATCAGCTTTCCCGGCGGCAGCCTGGAGGCGGGCGAGACCCCGGTGCAGGGGGCGCTGCGCGAGGCCGAGGAGGAGGTGGGCCTCGATCCGGGAAGCGTCACCGTTCTCGGAGAAC
Encoded proteins:
- a CDS encoding MazG nucleotide pyrophosphohydrolase domain-containing protein gives rise to the protein MQDLLTTLRRLRAPDGCPWDREQTHESLRPYLLEEAAEAVDAVAGGPAALADELGDVLLQVAFHAVIAEEVGTFGYPDIERGIVDKLVRRHPHVFGSVTVEGSADVVRNWQAIKAAERAGRPRRAAERVPAALGALARETQTQRLAGQEQAGREAVAAALHAAPDTAAGVADVLAAVVAWARAAGVDPELALRDRTHATLAALPDPVPTAPGGPAEAGA
- a CDS encoding CoA pyrophosphatase — translated: MTPGGHEPDPLDAVLEDPWAVWLGGRTRTPLHLPEYRRAAVLVALTREPDPRVLLTVRSAELPTHRGQISFPGGSLEAGETPVQGALREAEEEVGLDPGSVTVLGELDDVFTPVGFHVTPVLARLPAAPRLALSSEVAAILTPSLGELRALTVLRETRALPDGQRVPLYRYPWRGHDIWGMTARVLHDLLEQGP
- the smpB gene encoding SsrA-binding protein SmpB, whose amino-acid sequence is MRRVYTNRRAHYEYELLERFEAGISLTGSEVKSVRAGGVDFRDAFARLTNGNIDLEGLYIPTYTQATYNNHEPRRPRRLLLHREEIGKLRRALEQKGLTLVPTRMYQKGRVFKVELALARGKKLHDKRRAEAEKTVRRELREL
- a CDS encoding SDR family oxidoreductase — protein: MTHSESRNPASGTGKSAFVTGASKGIGLAVAQALAGAGYAVTLTSRTQAEVEAAAQGIGGQARGVVCDVRDPQALQRAVDAHVDAFGGLDVLFVNAGLGHFANVEDLTIEQWQEVIDTNLSGAFYTVKAGLPALKRRGGYIFTLSSLAGTNPFAGGGAYNASKFGLNGLSEVLTLDLRQHGIKVTQIMPGSVATFFNGHTPGEQDAWKIQPEDVAQLTLDLLAMPERTLPSRIEVRPSRPPTK
- a CDS encoding putative bifunctional diguanylate cyclase/phosphodiesterase; translation: MPRAWRSPLTIAAVYLAAWWGLDAAAQRFETAPGISVWYPPTALDYVLLLAFGLRFWPLLLLSGLLHQLLTVPEPLPPLPLLVFVVGTALVHAGACALLLRVWQLDVRLPRLRDVGLFVGVAVLAAPLAAAALQVLNLTLGDLLTWSKAPVHTLQLWAGIATGVGMLAPPLLLALRPLTQARLAPLPDELQRLNLHPQDFPAQAGRWARWRRGLEGLGELALIGLALWVGYGGPRSASLDYSYVLFVPLLWIAARHGFGRAVVAVLLLNVGVALLTRESDVERSGGLALQFGLLTVTLAGLLLGAVMRERQRLTAHLRHLALHDPLTGLGNRRLFNERLGQALAGPAAPRRTLAVILMDFDNFKAINDSLGHAAGDLVLRVVGERLRGCVRPGDVVARLGGDEFALLLEDLHGPGEASEVAGRLLGALEDPVPVPGGALRVGASVGIALRGPGAQDSETLLRNADVALYHAKARHRGRAQLFDAAMHASVLERLELEADLRVAIARGGFEIHYQPLVELQGGELRGFEALVRWRHPARGLLGPCAFIPLAEETGLIVAIDRWVLRAACAEVASWPQPAGRPPVSLGVNLTATHLHSPDVVQEVQSALQASGLAPERLMLELTENVLLSDTAASAQTLRELRGLGLRLALDDFGTGYSSLGYLREFPISDLKVDRSFVTNLGQDGAATELARMVAVLGRTLGLATVAEGVETPEHYAQVRELGYTLAQGYHIGRPLPAEQARALALQEAPLVPPG